ATCGTTCCTCATTCTACCGTTCAAACCGCCATACGGACCCAGCACAGTGCGTCCTTGAACGGTGGAGTCAAACTGCATGCCGGCAGCAGATTGGTCACAACAATGGTAATGAGAAATTACTTTTTCCACCGCTTCTCTCCACTCCTTTGGGGTGGATGGTTGCGGCCGCTGGACGGGTTTTAGATTTCTTTTGGGTTTGACTATCTCGATTTCATCAATCGGACATTCCCGCCACAAGAAAGACATATCAATGTCGGCAACCAGTGTCTCACCATGATATGCAGTCAGCCTGTGAGTATCTGTAAATTCACCAATTACGGCATATTCCACGTCGTATCTTTGGAGAATTTTCAGAGCTTCGTCCAGCTTCTCGGCGGGGATAGCGGCTAGCATTCGCTCCTGGGACTCAGAGAGCAGGATTTCCCACGGCGCAAGGCTTTCGTCTTTGAGTGGAACCTTTGAAAGGTCAATGCGAACGCCAGTCTTCGAGCCCATCTCCCCAACAGCGCAGGATATGCCGCCCGCCCCAAGATCCGTTATCGAGCGAATACATCCTGCGTCACGGAGAATCGGTACAGCAGTCATGAATTTCCGTTCGGTGATTGGGTGGCCTATTTGAACTGCGGCTGCATCTTTATGTATCGTTTCGCCAGTCATTTCTGCTGAGCTTGCTGTTGCCCCATGAATGCCATCGCGACCCGTTCGCCCACCGAACAGAACTACTTTGTCGCCAGGAATGGGATCAAGTTTAAGAGCATATTTTTCAGGAATTATGCCAACTGTATGGCCCAATGCAAAGCACTTTGGATAGCCAGGATGTATACGATATATAGGATGCATCATTGGAATGCCCATAGGATTGCAATAATATGCTGTTCCACGGATTGACTCCATAACAATTATCCTGGGGTGTAGCGCTCCAGCAGGAACTTCAGAGTCTGAAATCCTTGGGTTCATTGTGCCCATTATAGTGGAGCCGCCAATGGGATATCCGCCTCGCCCAAAACCAATGGCATCACGAATTACACCGCCATGTTTGGTCGCAATTCCACCAAAAGTGGCAATAGAAGACGGAAAGTTGTGGGTTTCGCCTTTAATAAGAATAACCTGACCATCGTAAAATTTCATTCCGCCCGCATTATCTTTGAAGACAGAAACTACGAGCGGATGGTTGATTCTCACCGTTGCCGCCTGAAGCTTCTCTAATAGCCTCAGACTCCGCCATGTTGTATGGTAGCAGTGGTCGGACCACGACTGCACTGTAATTTCTATCTCGGCATCCGTCAGCGGTCTGCCAATTTTTTGCTCGTAGCCTTGGAGAGCCTTCAACTGCGACAAAGGGGCGTACCAGGAATGTTTTTCGCTAAGCTCGAGCAATTTTTCATCGGTAAGCCCAGTTAAACGAATATGCTTTACCGGCTCTGGCTCTCCATGGGGCCTTAACGAATCCCATGGTTGTTCGATGATTGTTTGTACGATTGGGTTATATAGGTTTTCTTTTACAATGCGCAGGGCCTCTTCGGTTGTTGCACCTATAAATTGGTACCTTTGGCTAAGGCGCGCCCATACGAGACCTTCGACCCCTAGCGCGCGTGCGCCATCAAAGATGCTGGGAGTTTCAGGGTCTGTCACAGCTCGCTGGTAGCCAATCTCAATTATTGGCCCTTCTAATGGTGAAAGCTTCGAATCATAAGAGCATGTTTGATAAAGAGGATTCACAAAAAGGGGTTTGAGTTTCTCTAAATCACAATTGCCCTCAAGGCGAATGACTCTCTCAATGCGAAGTCCTTTCAATTTGTAGCCTAGTTCTTTTAAATGTCCTAGTAAATTATCAGCCTCGGGGTCTTGTTTGAATTGAATATAAACGCTGGAAATTGCCATGCCATGCCTCCCAAATACATTCTACTGAATATATGGCGGCCTTCGCAAGCAACTTAGAAAGTTGCTCATGGAGCAAGATAACTTGCATTCAGCTGACTCTTTGAATTTCCTCAAGGACTGAGGTGGCGTACTCAAAAAACATTTTGTACGAGTTACAGAAGTAGCTCGGGTCGGAGGGGGCGCCGCCGAGGATAATGCGATGTTTGATGCATCCGCCATAACAAAATCTAAGCCAGTGGCACTCACGACAGGCGTCGGAAAGCATAGTTTTCTGCTCGCCAAATTTTGCTAGCTTGGTTGAAAACCTCAATTCCGAAAGGGGTGTTTCATTTAAGTTCCCCAATTTCCATTTTGGGAGGACAAAGAAGTCGCAAGGGAACACATCGCCTGTATGTTCAACAAGCATATATCCCCCACACCTCGGCTGGGTAATGCACGTATTCGACGGTTGGCCTTGGAGCATCAGCATAAGGTCATCGAAATCGCGCACTGAGATGTCCATCGGGCTGTCCAGCCATCGGTCAAATATCCTGCAAAGAAATTCCCCGTATTGCTCTGGAGTGATAGAGTAGAAAGCCGGCGTTCCTCCTGGCCCTGGTTCAAGACATGGCACGAATTGGAAATATTTTACACCTGTTTCAAGCAAAGCGTCATAGACTCGATCGGGCTCACGAACATTACGATCATTTAGCAAGACAAGAATATTCACCTCTGCGCCTGCTTCGAGCAACATTCGAATGCTTTGAATCACACGCGCATAGCTACCCGCCTTCCTACTGTCTCGACGGTAGTAGTCGTGGAATATTGCAGGTCCATCTAGGCTAACTCCAACAAGGAAGTTATAAGCTGCCAGAAACTCTGCCCATTTGTTGTCCAAAAGCGTTGCGTTCGTCTGCAAAGCATTAGTTACAATTTGGCCCTCACGAAGATTCGCTGCCTGAAGTTCGACCACGCGCTTGAAGAAGTCGAGTCCCATCAGCGTTGGTTCTCCGCCTTGCCAAGAAAACTGGGCTAGGTCGCGTCCAGCTTCCATGCCTTGTTCGATTAACCGCTCAAGGGTTGATGCTTTCATCCGGTGCTCCTTTACACCAGGGAACATATCCGATTTTTGGCGATAAAAGCAGTATGTGCAACGAAGATTGCAATCTGGGCCGGCAGGCTTAATTAGAAGCGAGATAACAGACGGATTTACTGGCATTGGCAACTCCTTTTCTTGCAGGGGAATATGTATTTATATC
This region of Armatimonadota bacterium genomic DNA includes:
- a CDS encoding anaerobic sulfatase maturase, which codes for MPVNPSVISLLIKPAGPDCNLRCTYCFYRQKSDMFPGVKEHRMKASTLERLIEQGMEAGRDLAQFSWQGGEPTLMGLDFFKRVVELQAANLREGQIVTNALQTNATLLDNKWAEFLAAYNFLVGVSLDGPAIFHDYYRRDSRKAGSYARVIQSIRMLLEAGAEVNILVLLNDRNVREPDRVYDALLETGVKYFQFVPCLEPGPGGTPAFYSITPEQYGEFLCRIFDRWLDSPMDISVRDFDDLMLMLQGQPSNTCITQPRCGGYMLVEHTGDVFPCDFFVLPKWKLGNLNETPLSELRFSTKLAKFGEQKTMLSDACRECHWLRFCYGGCIKHRIILGGAPSDPSYFCNSYKMFFEYATSVLEEIQRVS